In one Bacillus sp. PK3_68 genomic region, the following are encoded:
- a CDS encoding RNA-binding S4 domain-containing protein — protein sequence MRLDKFLKVSRLIKRRTLAKEVADQGRITINGVTAKASSNVKEGDELSIRLGQRILTVKVEKLQETTKKEEAAGMYQLLKEERVNE from the coding sequence ATGAGACTCGATAAGTTTTTAAAAGTATCACGTTTAATTAAACGGAGAACACTGGCAAAGGAAGTAGCGGATCAAGGAAGAATCACCATTAATGGAGTAACTGCGAAAGCGAGCTCTAACGTAAAAGAAGGCGATGAGTTATCTATTCGGCTTGGCCAGCGCATTCTTACTGTGAAAGTGGAAAAGCTGCAGGAAACGACAAAAAAAGAAGAAGCAGCTGGCATGTATCAGTTGCTGAAAGAAGAGAGAGTGAACGAATAA
- a CDS encoding S1 domain-containing RNA-binding protein: MSIEVGSKLQGKVTGITKFGAFVELPEGSTGLVHISEVADNYVKDINDHLKVGDEVEVKVINVESDGKIGLSIRKAKDQPQQQQSYRPRPRNNDYRSKGPRGGGGYSTPKENFEQKMARFLKESEDRLSTLKRQTESRRGGRGAKRG; the protein is encoded by the coding sequence ATGTCAATCGAAGTAGGCAGCAAGTTACAAGGTAAAGTGACAGGGATCACTAAATTCGGAGCGTTTGTTGAACTGCCAGAAGGCTCAACTGGATTAGTACACATTAGTGAAGTTGCAGACAATTATGTAAAAGACATCAATGATCACCTAAAGGTTGGTGATGAAGTAGAAGTAAAAGTCATTAATGTGGAAAGTGATGGAAAGATCGGTTTGTCCATCCGCAAGGCGAAAGACCAGCCGCAGCAACAGCAGTCCTATCGTCCCCGTCCAAGAAATAATGATTACCGCTCTAAAGGTCCAAGAGGAGGAGGAGGCTATTCGACTCCGAAAGAAAACTTTGAACAAAAAATGGCCCGCTTTCTCAAGGAAAGTGAAGATCGTCTGTCTACCTTGAAACGCCAAACAGAATCGCGCCGTGGCGGTAGAGGAGCGAAACGGGGTTAA
- the spoIIE gene encoding stage II sporulation protein E codes for MEKAERSLAEPVNHVGLEETKVEVFKGLKQFLTHLQVLLLEKGFILLLIGFLLGRALILSHLTPFGLPFFAAAFMLRRDCAPLALIGLLAGSLTLSIEQMSYSFFTIAVFLVVYRLLKNFHKEDAVSLPFFVFFTVMAVKSGFSYFQSGQQFAPYDLLMAAIESSLAFVLTLIFMQSIPFLSLKKRIKALKTEEIVSLIIMLASITSGTIGWSVYGLSIEHIFSRYLVLIFSFISGAAVGSTVGVVTGLIFSLASVSSFFQMSLLAFAGLLGGLLKEWRKAGAAGGLIIATLLAGMYGEQGVPLMQTLYESLAAVALLFLTPKIFTDQLAKLIPGTVEHSNEQQQYLRKMRDVTANRVEQFSEVFQALSKSFSQYNIEALDNYEERELDMFLSHVTEKTCQTCFKKEQCWTKNFHQTYHLMKDVLYELDEGQAGLSQRLSRELDTHCFRPARVEEAIKQQLTYYQANQKLKKQVQDSRKLVAEQLRGVSEVMSDFAEEIQRERENHYNQEEQILEAIEAFGLEIDYVDIYSLQKSNVDIEMSIPFIYNSHGECQKIIAPMLSDILGDNVIVHKEECEGGPAGVCHVIFRSAKAFAVTTGAAHAAKGGGLVSGDSYSTIELGAGKYAVAISDGMGNGERAHYESHETLRLLQQILKSGIEEKVAIKSVNSILSLRTTDEIFSTLDLVIIDLQDAVANFLKVGSTPSFIKRGSKIMKIEASNLPIGILQEFEVDVVSEQLKSGDLIIMMSDGIFEGPKNVENKDLWMKRKIQEMETEDPQTIADLLIEEVIRTRSGEIEDDMTVVVAKVEHNLPKWTSIPMQFGFSKKKKKIS; via the coding sequence ATGGAGAAAGCGGAAAGAAGTTTGGCAGAGCCGGTCAATCATGTGGGATTGGAAGAAACAAAAGTGGAAGTGTTCAAGGGGCTTAAACAGTTTCTTACCCATTTGCAAGTGCTGTTGCTTGAAAAAGGGTTTATTTTGCTGCTCATTGGATTTTTGTTAGGCCGGGCATTGATACTGTCTCATTTAACGCCGTTTGGCCTGCCTTTTTTCGCTGCTGCTTTTATGCTAAGGCGTGATTGTGCGCCACTTGCTCTAATCGGTTTGCTTGCAGGGTCTTTAACCTTGTCCATTGAGCAAATGAGCTATTCCTTTTTTACAATTGCCGTGTTTCTCGTCGTCTACCGACTGCTAAAGAATTTTCATAAGGAAGATGCCGTATCACTGCCATTCTTTGTTTTCTTTACAGTCATGGCAGTAAAATCGGGATTTTCCTATTTTCAAAGCGGTCAGCAATTTGCACCCTATGATCTGTTAATGGCCGCGATTGAATCCTCATTAGCCTTTGTGCTTACACTTATCTTTATGCAGAGCATTCCCTTTTTATCACTCAAAAAACGGATAAAAGCGTTAAAGACTGAAGAGATTGTCAGCTTAATCATTATGCTTGCTTCCATTACATCGGGCACGATCGGCTGGTCGGTTTATGGTTTATCAATTGAACATATCTTCTCCAGATACTTGGTCTTAATTTTTTCTTTTATCTCTGGGGCGGCTGTTGGTTCCACTGTTGGTGTTGTCACTGGGTTAATATTTAGTCTTGCGAGTGTGTCCAGCTTCTTTCAGATGAGCTTGCTTGCTTTTGCTGGTTTACTTGGCGGATTATTAAAAGAGTGGCGAAAAGCAGGAGCGGCAGGCGGGCTGATTATCGCTACCTTGCTTGCTGGAATGTATGGAGAACAAGGGGTACCGCTCATGCAAACCTTATATGAATCCCTAGCAGCAGTAGCCCTTTTATTCTTAACGCCTAAAATCTTTACCGACCAGTTGGCTAAGCTCATACCCGGCACTGTAGAGCATTCAAATGAGCAGCAACAATATTTACGGAAGATGAGAGATGTGACAGCCAATAGAGTAGAACAATTTTCTGAAGTGTTCCAAGCACTATCAAAAAGCTTTTCCCAATATAACATTGAAGCACTGGATAATTACGAAGAGCGGGAACTAGACATGTTTTTAAGTCATGTTACTGAAAAAACATGTCAAACATGCTTTAAAAAAGAACAGTGCTGGACGAAAAACTTTCATCAAACCTACCATCTAATGAAAGATGTGCTTTATGAATTAGATGAGGGACAAGCAGGGTTAAGTCAAAGATTGTCGAGGGAGTTGGATACCCACTGCTTCCGCCCGGCGAGGGTAGAGGAAGCTATTAAACAGCAATTAACATACTACCAAGCAAACCAAAAGTTAAAAAAACAGGTGCAGGATAGCCGGAAGCTGGTGGCAGAGCAGCTGCGAGGCGTTTCTGAGGTAATGAGTGACTTTGCTGAAGAAATTCAGAGAGAACGGGAAAATCACTATAATCAGGAAGAGCAGATATTAGAAGCGATTGAAGCATTCGGTTTGGAGATTGACTATGTAGATATATACAGTTTGCAAAAAAGCAACGTTGACATTGAAATGAGTATTCCTTTTATTTATAACAGTCACGGGGAATGTCAGAAGATTATAGCTCCTATGCTTTCTGATATTTTAGGTGATAACGTGATTGTTCATAAGGAAGAATGTGAGGGAGGCCCTGCAGGTGTTTGTCATGTGATCTTTCGCTCTGCTAAAGCGTTTGCTGTTACAACAGGAGCGGCACATGCTGCTAAAGGCGGTGGATTAGTGTCAGGAGACAGTTACTCTACGATTGAGTTGGGGGCAGGAAAGTATGCCGTAGCGATTAGTGATGGGATGGGAAATGGAGAAAGGGCTCATTATGAAAGCCATGAAACTCTTCGCCTGCTACAGCAAATTTTAAAGTCAGGCATTGAAGAAAAAGTCGCCATTAAATCTGTTAACTCTATTCTTTCTTTGCGAACGACAGACGAGATCTTCTCGACTCTTGATCTGGTCATTATTGATTTGCAGGATGCGGTAGCAAACTTTTTGAAAGTGGGCTCGACACCAAGCTTTATTAAACGAGGCAGCAAAATAATGAAAATTGAAGCAAGCAACTTACCGATCGGTATTTTACAGGAATTTGAAGTGGATGTAGTGAGTGAACAATTGAAATCGGGCGATTTAATTATCATGATGAGTGACGGGATTTTTGAAGGCCCAAAGAATGTCGAGAACAAGGATCTTTGGATGAAAAGGAAAATACAGGAAATGGAAACAGAGGACCCACAAACGATTGCTGATTTACTTATTGAGGAAGTCATAAGAACAAGATCAGGAGAAATTGAAGATGATATGACAGTTGTAGTGGCCAAGGTAGAACACAACCTACCAAAGTGGACATCTATTCCAATGCAATTCGGTTTTTCAAAAAAGAAAAAGAAAATTTCTTAA
- the mfd gene encoding transcription-repair coupling factor — translation MNSLQKILLQNNDIQSIFDGVTGGLKEQLAAGLSGSSRALFISAAYEKTSKPIIVVTYNLLQAQKLYDDLLQFVDDQEVYLYAANELIAAEISVASPELRAQRIEVLNHMVHEAKGIYIVPVAGLRKLLPPKEVWAGLQKTIKVGEEIDLDNMIHQFVQMGYQRTDMVYAPGEFSLRGGIIDIYPLTIEHPVRIELFDTEVDSIRTFSMENQRSIENKSAIEISPVTETPCSSEQLVILSRRLEEALQDSLKKVKKAETKQLMKENISFEIDRLKQGIAIDGLSKYTALLYENPMNLTDYLPENGLVFFDEISRINEMNDSLQQEEAEWYVALLEEGKIIHDIKLSYHFTETLSAIRQPIIYLALFLRQVAHTRPENIVNFSSRPMQDFHGQMNVLHAEVERWRKLGMTVVFLGESEERIAKIQRVLADYEIEATSSLEKNNIIERVVQVARGSLTAGFEFPALHLAVITEQELFNKKPKRSKRRQKLSNAERIKSYSELKPGDYVVHVNHGIGKYLGIETLQIKGVHKDYLNIKYQGTDQLYVPVEQIELVQKYVGSEGKEPKVYKLGGSEWKRVKSKVQSSVQDIADDLIKLYAEREAAKGYAFSPDGEMQREFEAAFPYEETEDQVRSINEIKIDMEKERPMDRLLCGDVGYGKTEVAIRAAFKAIADEKQVAFLVPTTILAQQHFETMSERFRDFPVEIGLLSRFRSRKQQTETIKGLKTGTVDIVVGTHRLLSKDIQYNDLGLLIVDEEQRFGVTHKEKIKQLKTNIDVLTLTATPIPRTLHMSMLGVRDLSVIETPPENRFPVQTYVAELNPALIREAIERELAREGQVFYLYNRVEDIERKADEIAMLVPDAKVAYAHGQMTERELENVILGFLEGEFDVLVTTTIIETGVDIPNVNTLIVHDADRMGLSQLYQIRGRVGRSNRVAYAYFMYRKDKVLSEQAEKRLQAIKEFTELGSGFKIAMRDLSIRGAGNLLGSQQHGFIDSVGFDLYSQMLKEAIEQKQGTDKQETGPSFEAEISIDAYIPDTYIKDSRQKIEMYKRFRSIESLEEVEELKEEMVDRFGDYPHEVADLFKVAEMKVYAIAAQLELIKQEKESVYILMNEAGTKQIDGSKVFNICNKHGRSVGLGMEDNKLKLTIDIKNMATNTWFEIAFDIIKNLETAKK, via the coding sequence CTATGAAAAAACAAGCAAGCCGATCATTGTAGTAACATACAACTTACTGCAAGCTCAAAAGTTATATGATGATTTGCTGCAATTTGTAGACGATCAAGAAGTGTATTTATACGCGGCTAATGAGTTAATAGCAGCAGAAATTAGCGTGGCCAGCCCTGAATTGCGTGCCCAGCGGATTGAAGTGCTGAATCATATGGTCCATGAGGCAAAGGGGATTTATATCGTTCCTGTTGCCGGATTGCGAAAGCTGCTTCCGCCTAAAGAAGTATGGGCTGGCTTGCAAAAAACCATTAAAGTTGGAGAAGAAATCGATCTAGACAATATGATTCATCAGTTTGTGCAAATGGGCTATCAACGTACAGATATGGTGTATGCTCCGGGGGAATTCAGCTTACGTGGTGGCATTATCGATATTTATCCGTTAACAATCGAACATCCTGTGCGAATCGAACTATTTGATACAGAGGTAGATTCGATTCGTACCTTCTCCATGGAGAATCAGCGTTCTATTGAAAATAAGTCTGCTATTGAAATCAGTCCAGTAACAGAAACACCTTGTTCTTCTGAGCAGCTCGTCATCCTATCGCGGCGGCTGGAGGAAGCTTTACAAGACTCACTAAAGAAGGTAAAGAAGGCTGAAACGAAACAGTTGATGAAAGAAAATATCAGCTTCGAGATCGATCGACTAAAGCAAGGGATAGCAATAGACGGGTTATCCAAATATACAGCTTTACTGTATGAGAACCCAATGAATTTAACGGACTATTTACCGGAGAATGGCCTTGTCTTTTTTGATGAAATCAGTCGGATCAATGAAATGAATGATTCTTTGCAGCAGGAGGAAGCTGAATGGTATGTTGCCTTGCTCGAAGAGGGGAAAATTATTCATGATATTAAGCTCTCCTATCATTTTACAGAGACACTATCAGCTATCCGACAGCCCATCATTTACCTTGCGCTGTTTTTGCGTCAGGTCGCTCATACGAGACCCGAAAACATTGTGAATTTCTCTTCACGGCCAATGCAAGATTTTCACGGGCAGATGAACGTGCTTCATGCAGAGGTGGAACGGTGGAGAAAGCTTGGCATGACAGTTGTATTTCTCGGTGAAAGCGAAGAGCGAATAGCTAAAATTCAGCGAGTTCTAGCAGATTATGAGATTGAAGCCACTAGTTCACTAGAAAAAAATAATATTATCGAACGAGTGGTACAAGTCGCTCGAGGCTCTTTGACAGCAGGATTTGAATTTCCTGCCCTGCATCTAGCGGTTATTACAGAACAGGAGCTTTTCAATAAGAAGCCAAAAAGAAGCAAGCGACGACAGAAACTGTCTAATGCAGAGAGAATTAAGAGCTATTCTGAATTGAAGCCGGGCGATTACGTGGTGCATGTGAACCATGGGATTGGGAAATATTTAGGAATTGAAACGCTCCAAATTAAAGGAGTGCACAAAGACTACTTAAATATTAAATACCAGGGAACAGACCAACTTTATGTTCCGGTCGAACAAATCGAACTCGTGCAAAAATATGTAGGTTCAGAAGGCAAAGAACCTAAAGTATATAAATTAGGTGGCAGTGAGTGGAAGCGCGTAAAAAGTAAAGTTCAATCTTCTGTCCAGGATATTGCCGATGATCTGATCAAGCTTTATGCAGAAAGGGAAGCAGCTAAAGGGTATGCATTCTCACCTGATGGGGAAATGCAACGAGAATTTGAAGCCGCTTTCCCATATGAAGAAACGGAAGACCAGGTTCGTTCTATTAATGAAATCAAAATAGATATGGAAAAAGAACGGCCGATGGATCGTTTATTGTGTGGAGACGTCGGTTATGGAAAGACGGAAGTCGCGATTCGGGCAGCTTTCAAAGCGATTGCTGATGAAAAACAAGTAGCGTTTCTTGTGCCGACCACTATTCTTGCTCAGCAGCATTTTGAAACAATGAGCGAGCGCTTTCGGGACTTTCCTGTAGAGATTGGATTGTTAAGTCGCTTTCGTTCTAGAAAGCAACAGACAGAGACGATTAAAGGCCTTAAAACTGGCACGGTAGATATTGTTGTTGGAACCCATCGCCTTTTGTCGAAAGATATTCAGTACAACGATCTAGGGTTGCTAATCGTGGATGAAGAGCAGCGTTTCGGGGTAACACATAAAGAAAAAATTAAACAGCTGAAAACAAATATAGACGTTTTAACGCTAACGGCGACTCCGATCCCGCGAACTCTTCATATGTCGATGCTCGGTGTAAGAGATTTATCTGTTATTGAAACGCCACCGGAAAATCGTTTTCCAGTGCAAACATATGTGGCAGAACTCAATCCGGCTTTAATTCGGGAAGCTATTGAACGAGAACTGGCCCGTGAAGGACAAGTGTTTTATCTGTATAACCGTGTAGAAGATATTGAGCGGAAAGCGGACGAAATTGCCATGCTTGTGCCGGATGCGAAAGTTGCTTATGCCCATGGCCAAATGACGGAACGAGAGCTCGAAAATGTGATCTTAGGCTTTCTGGAAGGAGAATTTGATGTTCTTGTCACGACAACGATCATCGAAACGGGTGTCGATATTCCAAATGTAAATACACTCATTGTCCACGATGCCGACCGGATGGGCTTGTCCCAGCTTTATCAAATCCGTGGCCGTGTCGGACGTTCTAACCGAGTAGCCTACGCTTATTTTATGTATCGCAAGGATAAGGTATTGTCAGAACAAGCAGAAAAGCGCTTGCAGGCGATCAAGGAATTTACCGAGTTGGGCTCTGGCTTTAAAATTGCCATGCGAGACTTATCCATTCGCGGGGCAGGAAATCTGCTTGGTTCTCAGCAGCATGGGTTTATTGATTCTGTCGGTTTTGACTTGTATTCTCAAATGCTGAAGGAAGCAATCGAGCAAAAACAAGGAACGGACAAACAAGAAACAGGCCCTTCGTTTGAAGCAGAAATTTCTATTGATGCTTACATTCCGGATACGTATATTAAAGACAGCCGCCAGAAAATTGAGATGTATAAGCGTTTTAGAAGTATAGAATCATTAGAAGAAGTGGAAGAACTTAAAGAGGAAATGGTTGACCGGTTCGGTGATTATCCACATGAGGTAGCAGATCTGTTTAAGGTAGCAGAGATGAAGGTATATGCCATAGCTGCTCAATTGGAGTTAATCAAGCAGGAAAAAGAGTCGGTATATATATTGATGAATGAAGCTGGAACAAAACAAATCGATGGCTCAAAAGTGTTCAATATCTGTAATAAACATGGCCGTTCAGTGGGTCTGGGCATGGAGGACAACAAACTCAAACTCACCATTGATATTAAGAACATGGCCACTAATACATGGTTCGAAATTGCCTTTGATATTATAAAGAACTTGGAGACGGCGAAAAAATAA
- a CDS encoding septum formation initiator family protein produces the protein MSGVNKRKVTALKNAFVFSRARKDMFLARHKTKLYRRLGAFVVVALILSVGLGSTLFSRTAHLEEQKLEKKKAEAALVELKQQQKQYEEELKRLEDDEYIAELARKKYFLSDDGEIIFNIPESSESKGKSKE, from the coding sequence ATGAGCGGTGTAAACAAACGGAAAGTAACTGCCTTGAAAAACGCCTTTGTCTTCAGCCGTGCGAGAAAAGATATGTTTTTAGCGAGACATAAAACAAAGCTGTACAGAAGGCTAGGTGCTTTCGTAGTTGTGGCCCTTATTCTTTCTGTCGGTTTGGGATCAACTCTTTTTTCACGAACGGCCCATCTTGAAGAACAAAAGCTTGAAAAGAAAAAAGCTGAGGCAGCTCTTGTAGAATTGAAGCAGCAACAAAAGCAGTATGAAGAAGAATTGAAGAGATTGGAAGACGATGAATATATCGCAGAGCTCGCCAGGAAAAAGTATTTTTTATCGGATGATGGAGAGATTATATTTAATATTCCTGAGTCAAGTGAAAGCAAAGGGAAAAGTAAAGAATAA
- a CDS encoding VWA domain-containing protein, which produces MKQGTIKQILLLTDGCSNHGEDPVAMAALAREQGITVNVIGIIDDHATDQRGLQEIDQIALSGGGISQTVCTKQLSHTVQMVTRQAMTQTLQGVVNEQLKKILHKETAMEALPPETRGEVMEVVDELGETANLEVLVLVDTSASMKSKLPTVKEALLDLSLSMNARMGSSLFSLFIFPGKRKDTEQLLDWTPKLESLTSMFSKLSPGGLTPTGPAIREAISRFKTKRSRKGWLSDGDEYIEKSV; this is translated from the coding sequence ATGAAACAAGGGACGATTAAGCAAATCTTACTGCTGACAGACGGCTGCTCGAATCACGGGGAAGATCCAGTTGCTATGGCTGCTCTCGCCCGGGAGCAGGGAATTACAGTTAATGTTATTGGAATTATAGATGATCATGCTACGGATCAGCGGGGACTTCAGGAAATTGATCAAATTGCTCTTTCGGGAGGAGGGATTAGCCAAACTGTTTGCACGAAGCAGCTTTCCCATACTGTTCAAATGGTCACGAGACAAGCGATGACCCAAACACTTCAAGGGGTGGTAAATGAACAATTAAAGAAGATCTTGCATAAGGAAACAGCGATGGAGGCTTTGCCGCCAGAAACTCGCGGTGAGGTAATGGAAGTAGTAGATGAGCTTGGAGAAACTGCTAACTTGGAGGTGTTAGTCTTAGTTGATACAAGTGCAAGTATGAAGAGCAAGCTTCCAACCGTGAAGGAGGCGCTCCTTGATTTATCGCTGAGTATGAACGCAAGAATGGGAAGCAGTCTCTTTTCCTTGTTTATATTTCCTGGGAAAAGAAAAGATACGGAGCAGCTGCTTGACTGGACACCAAAGCTTGAATCCTTAACATCGATGTTTTCAAAGCTGTCCCCTGGCGGTTTAACACCAACTGGCCCTGCTATTCGCGAAGCTATTTCCCGCTTTAAAACAAAACGAAGCCGGAAAGGCTGGTTATCAGATGGCGATGAATACATCGAAAAATCAGTTTAA
- the spoVT gene encoding stage V sporulation protein T, translating into MKATGIVRRIDDLGRVVIPKEIRRTLRIREGDPLEIFVDRDGEVILKKYSPISELGDFADEYAEALNDSLNTAVLICDRDAIIASAGVSKKEYVNKSIGEVIEKAMDDRQSVLHHPQSKISFVDGREEKVQSYTLAPIVAGGDPIGVVVIFSDERSIGEVERKSAETAASFLAKQMES; encoded by the coding sequence ATGAAAGCAACTGGTATCGTTCGTCGAATTGACGATTTAGGTCGGGTTGTCATTCCAAAGGAAATCCGCCGTACGTTAAGAATTAGAGAAGGAGATCCATTAGAGATTTTTGTCGATCGTGATGGAGAAGTCATTTTAAAAAAATATTCCCCGATTAGCGAGTTAGGAGACTTTGCTGACGAGTATGCAGAGGCATTGAATGACAGTTTAAACACGGCTGTCTTGATTTGTGACCGCGATGCCATTATTGCTTCTGCCGGAGTATCTAAGAAAGAGTACGTTAATAAAAGTATTGGGGAAGTCATTGAAAAAGCGATGGATGACCGGCAGAGTGTTTTACATCACCCACAATCAAAGATCTCATTCGTGGATGGCCGTGAAGAAAAGGTGCAATCCTATACGCTAGCCCCTATTGTGGCAGGTGGCGATCCAATCGGTGTAGTTGTCATTTTCTCTGATGAACGCTCCATAGGAGAAGTGGAGAGAAAATCAGCAGAAACCGCCGCCAGCTTTTTAGCTAAACAAATGGAAAGCTAA
- a CDS encoding VOC family protein, whose amino-acid sequence MKGQTTPYLTFNGNAKEALNFYAEAFQAEIQGLQTFGEADYPTPPEAANRIMHARLAKGHFLLMVSDTFPGQEIKTGNQISLALTFESKEEIQSVYGKLQQEGTIHMELQTTFWGSTYAKLQDKFGIVWQLDCPNQ is encoded by the coding sequence GTGAAAGGACAAACTACACCTTATCTAACTTTTAATGGAAATGCAAAAGAAGCACTGAATTTTTATGCCGAGGCTTTTCAAGCTGAGATACAAGGACTTCAGACATTTGGCGAAGCCGATTATCCCACTCCTCCCGAAGCAGCCAACCGTATTATGCATGCCCGTTTGGCAAAGGGACATTTCCTCCTTATGGTTTCAGACACGTTTCCCGGACAAGAGATAAAGACAGGAAATCAAATTTCCCTTGCCCTGACCTTTGAAAGCAAAGAAGAGATCCAATCTGTATACGGGAAGCTGCAACAAGAGGGAACTATTCATATGGAATTACAGACTACATTTTGGGGCTCTACTTACGCAAAACTTCAAGACAAATTCGGCATAGTTTGGCAACTAGATTGCCCCAATCAATAA
- a CDS encoding polysaccharide biosynthesis protein, producing MLPLRKKNSLIQGAAILTIAAIFVKILSAVYRVPFQNIVGDIGFYIYQQIYPFYGIANALATYGFPVVISKLIAESAGDGQRRQEVVRLSYYVTSCTGILLWAAVFFGAGWIADKMEDPSLRPLLQIVAFSFLLIPFLTVWRGTFQGEGNMVPTAVSQTVEQSVRVGAILLFSYILIGKGASLYTAGAGAFAGSIAGSLAALAVLFYFIKKSVSISEKKVKRGNTLAGKEIRMLFIQAAAICLSSIGIVLFQLVDSFNLYSGLIQSGMGEWEAKMAKGIYDRGQPLLQLGTTAAASLALTVVPLVTSVYRRGLYQELDSCIQLALKVSFTFGLAATVGLINIMGEVNTMLFENGSGSFVLSIFCASILFSSLALTLTGILQGFDKDFIPALAVLTGILFKYMGNILFIPRFGTAGAAAATLLSFVWMALFLAAFLRKHWKTAFLKKEAAGKAVFAVLCMTGVLQVWKLLIGYILFKEAHSRLIMAGTALSSVIIGAFVFIYLIFKLKVFTEEELQQIPFGSRLSKKLS from the coding sequence ATGTTGCCATTAAGGAAGAAAAATTCATTGATACAAGGAGCCGCCATTTTAACGATTGCCGCTATTTTCGTAAAAATCTTAAGTGCTGTATATAGAGTTCCCTTTCAAAATATAGTCGGGGATATCGGCTTTTATATTTATCAGCAAATATATCCTTTTTACGGAATTGCTAATGCATTAGCTACATATGGGTTTCCGGTCGTTATTTCAAAATTAATCGCGGAATCAGCAGGTGATGGGCAGCGCAGGCAGGAAGTGGTTCGACTTTCTTACTATGTAACAAGCTGCACGGGCATTTTGCTCTGGGCCGCTGTCTTTTTCGGAGCTGGATGGATAGCAGACAAAATGGAGGATCCTTCTTTGCGGCCACTCCTTCAGATTGTAGCTTTTTCTTTTTTACTGATTCCGTTTTTAACTGTATGGCGCGGTACATTCCAGGGTGAAGGAAATATGGTCCCGACAGCGGTTTCTCAGACAGTGGAGCAATCTGTCCGGGTTGGAGCTATTTTATTATTCTCTTATATTTTAATTGGAAAGGGAGCCTCTCTTTATACGGCCGGTGCAGGAGCATTTGCAGGATCAATAGCCGGCAGCCTTGCTGCACTGGCAGTTTTATTTTACTTTATAAAGAAGAGTGTTTCTATCTCTGAAAAAAAGGTGAAGAGGGGAAACACATTGGCTGGAAAAGAAATCCGAATGCTCTTTATCCAGGCAGCAGCTATTTGTCTGTCTAGCATAGGAATTGTATTGTTCCAGCTTGTCGATTCATTTAACCTATATAGTGGATTAATTCAATCGGGTATGGGCGAATGGGAAGCTAAAATGGCCAAAGGAATTTATGACCGTGGCCAGCCCCTCTTGCAGCTTGGCACTACAGCGGCTGCTTCTCTTGCTTTAACGGTTGTGCCACTCGTAACCTCTGTTTATCGCAGAGGGTTGTATCAGGAGCTAGATAGCTGTATCCAGCTGGCGCTGAAGGTTAGTTTTACATTTGGACTGGCAGCAACAGTGGGGTTAATCAATATTATGGGAGAAGTAAACACGATGCTGTTCGAAAATGGAAGTGGGTCGTTTGTTCTTTCGATTTTTTGTGCATCGATTCTATTTAGTTCACTTGCTCTGACATTGACGGGTATTCTGCAAGGGTTTGACAAGGATTTCATTCCAGCTCTCGCTGTGTTAACAGGCATTCTTTTTAAGTACATGGGGAACATTCTCTTTATTCCTCGTTTTGGAACAGCAGGGGCTGCAGCGGCTACGTTGCTCTCATTTGTTTGGATGGCGCTTTTTTTAGCCGCCTTTCTTCGAAAACATTGGAAGACAGCTTTCCTGAAAAAGGAGGCTGCTGGTAAAGCAGTATTTGCCGTTCTTTGTATGACAGGTGTATTGCAGGTTTGGAAATTACTCATAGGATATATCTTGTTTAAGGAAGCTCACAGCCGGCTTATTATGGCCGGGACGGCATTAAGTAGTGTCATTATTGGCGCATTTGTTTTTATTTATCTCATTTTTAAGCTAAAAGTGTTCACAGAAGAAGAGTTGCAGCAGATCCCTTTTGGCAGCCGGCTGAGCAAGAAACTTAGTTAG